From the Tepidamorphus gemmatus genome, the window AAGGCGCAGTACGGCATCGACTCCATGCCCGAGACGGCGGAGAACGTTGCCGAGGAGTTCGCGATTTCCCGCGCCGATCAGGATGCCTTCGCGCTCAGGAGCCAGCAGCGGGCGCTCGCGGCGCAGGCGCATGGCAGGTTCGCGAAGGAGATCGCGCCGCTGTCGATACCGCAACGGCGGGGCGATCCGGTCGTGGTGTCGCAGGACGAGCATCCGCGCGAGACGACGCTGGAGAAGCTTTCCGGGCTGGCCGCCCCGTTCCGCAAGGGCGGCACGGTGACGGCCGGCAACGCCTCCGGCGTCAACGACGGCGCCGCGGCACTGTTCGTCGCATCCCCCGCCGCCGCGGAGGCGAACGGCCTGACGCCGCTTGCCCGGGTGCTGGGCATGGCAACTGCCGGCGTCCCGCCGCGCATCATGGGCATCGGACCGGCCCCGGCGTCCCGGAAGCTGCTCGACCGGTTGGGTCTGAGGATCGCCGACATCGACGTGATCGAGCTGAACGAGGCCTTTGCCGCGCAGGCCCTGGCCGTGCTGCGCGAACTCGGCCTGCCGGACGACGCCGCCCATGTGAACCCCAATGGCGGCGCCATCGCGCTCGGCCACCCGCTCGGCATGTCGGGCGCCCGGCTGGCGCTCACCGCGGCGCTGGAGCTGAAGGAACGCGGCGCCCGGCGCGCTCTGTGCACCATGTGCATCGGCGTCGGCCAGGGCATCGCCATGGTGATCGAGAGGGTATAGGGGCGCGTCGGGCGCGCCTGGCCTGCCGCCCAACTGCCCGACGGACTTGGCCCACGGACTTGCCCCACGGACTTGCCCCACGGACTTGACTGTCCAACGGACTGCGTCCGGCCTCGTACACCGGCAGCAGCGAGAACCATGCCGCCTTAGGCGAGGGTTTGATCGCGCTCAGGCTTCACCGCGATGACCGGCTTCATGTCGTTCAGCGTCGTCTCGTCGAGATGGCAGAAGATGTAGTGGCCGTCGGCCATGCGGCGGTTCGGTGGCACCCGGGTCTCGCACAGCCCCTCGATCACATAGGGGCAGCGCGTGCAGAACGGACAGCCCTTCGGCGGGTTGGCCGGCGACGGCAGATCGCCGGTCAGCAGCACCTTGCGCTTCTCGACGCTGGTGTCGGCGATCGGTACGGCCGACAGCAGCGCCTCGGTGTAGGGATGGTAGGGCGGCGAGAAGATCTGTTCGGTCGAGCCCTGTTCCATGATCTGACCGAGATACATCACCACCACCCGGTCGGCGAGGTAGCGCACCACCGACAGATCGTGGCTGATGAACAGCAGCGTCGTGCGATGGTCGCGCTGGATGTCCATCAGCAGTTCGGTGACAGCTGCCTGCACCGACACGTCGAGTGCCGAAACCGGCTCGTCGGCGATCACCACATCGGGATTGCCGGCAAAGGCGCGGGCGATGCCGACGCGCTGCTTCTGGCCACCGGACAGCTGGCGCGGCCGGCGCCTGGCGAAGTCGCGCGGCAGCTTGACGATGTCGAGCAACTGGTAGACCCGCTCCTCGATCCTTTCCCTCTCGGTCTCGACGCCGAACTTGCGGATCACGCGGGCGATCTGGCTGCCGACGGTGTGGCTCGGGTTGAGCGTGTCGAACGGGTTCTGGAAGACCATCTGCAGGCGGGCGATCGTCTTCGAGTCGCGCTTCTCGACCGGCAGCTTGGCGAGATCGAGATCGCCCAGATAGATGCCGCCCTCGGTCGCCTCCTCGAGTCCCATCAGCACCTTGGCGAAGGTCGACTTGCCGCAGCCGGATTCGCCGACAATGGCCACCGTCTCGGCCTCGCGGGCCTCGAAGGTCAGTTCCTCGTTGGCCTTGATCGTCCTCGTCTTGCCGCCCAGCACGAACAGGGCGGACTGCTCGATCTCGTAGTGCTTGGTCAGATCCTCGACCTTGAGCACCACGTCGCCGGGCTCGACCGGCGGCCGGGTGTCGGCCTTCGGCCGGGCCGCCCGCCAGTCGACCTCGTTCCAGCGCACGCAGCGCACGAAATGCTCCGCGCCGATGTCGACGGGCTGCATTGCGATCGCGCCGCTGTCGCAGACGCCGGCCTTGAAGGCGAAGCAGCGCGGACCGAAGTTGCAGCCTGGCGGACGCTGGTTCGGCAGCGGCAGCTGGCCAGGGATGGCAACCAGCGGATGGGCGTTCTTGTCGGCTCCCGGCAGCGGGATGGAGGAGAACAGACCGCGCGTGTAGGGGTGGCGCATGTCGTCGAAGACGGTGCGGATGTCGCCCACCTCGACCGCCTCGCCGGAATACATCACCGTGATCCGGTCGCAGGTCTCGAGGATCAGCCCGAGATTGTGCGAGATGTAGATCATCGAGGTGCCGAACCGCGCCGCGATCTCCTTGATCAGCTCGACGATGCCGGCTTCGACCGTCACGTCCAGGGCCGTCGTCGGCTCGTCGAGCAGCAGCAGCCTCGGATTGGACAACAGCGCCATGGCGATGACGACGCGCTGTTGCTGGCCGCCGGAGATCTGGTGGGGGTAGGACTCCATGATCCGTCCGGGATCCGGCAGATTGACGCTCGCCAGCATCGCCTCGGCGCGCGCATAGGCTTCCTCCCGGCTCGCCCCGTCATGGTAGATCGGCACCTCGGCGAGCTGGTCGCGGATGCGCATCGACGGGTTCAGCGAGGCCATCGGCTCCTGATAGACCATCGCGATCTTCGCGCCGCGCAGGGCGCGCAGTTCCTCCGCGCTCATGGTCCGCATGTCGCGGCCCTCGAACATGAGCTCGCCGCCGACGATGCGGCCGTTGCGACCGAGATACTGCATGATCGCGAGCGCCACGGTCGACTTGCCGCAGCCGGACTCGCCGACGATGCCGTGCGCCTCGCCCGGCATCAGTTTCAGGTTGAAGTCGATGACGGCCGGAATCTCGCCCGCCCGGGTGAAGTACGAGATCGAGAGGTTGCGGCATTCGAGAACGGGGGTCTGGTCGGGCATGTCAGGTGTCTCCGCCTGCCTGTCGTGCGGGGGCATTGCACGGATGGTGCAAGCGCGTCTGCGTCATCCCGACCGCGGCGAAGTCGAGAGCCTCGATCAGGACGCGGCACGCATGGTGCCCGTCGGAACCCGGATCGGCCGGCGGCCGTCCGGGATGACGGGGGGGCGACTGCCGGTGCGTGGCGCGTCGAGCGATCCATGCCTCCCCTCAATCCTGCAGGCTCATCTCGCGCAGTCCGTCGGCCATCAGGTTGAAGCCGAGGATCAGCGTTGAGACCGACGCCGCCGGAATGACCAGCATGTAGGAAAACTTGAAGATCAGTGCCGTGTTGGCGGCCTCGCGGATCATCAGACCCCAGTCGGGATCGGGTGGCTGCAGGCCGAGCCCGAGGAAGGTCAGCGTGGTGATCGCCACCGTCGTGTAGCCGAGCCTCAGGCAGGCATCGACGATGATCGGCCCGCGCACGTTGGGCAGCATCTCCACGACCATGATCCAGATCGGATGTTCGCCGCGGGTCTGGGCGGCGTAGACGTAGTCGCGCGACTTGATGTCGAGGGCGAGCCCCCTGACGATGCGCATGATCGCCGGCGCCGAGGCGAAGGTGACGGCGATGACGATGTTGAAGCCCGACTGGCCCAGA encodes:
- a CDS encoding ABC transporter ATP-binding protein; the encoded protein is MPDQTPVLECRNLSISYFTRAGEIPAVIDFNLKLMPGEAHGIVGESGCGKSTVALAIMQYLGRNGRIVGGELMFEGRDMRTMSAEELRALRGAKIAMVYQEPMASLNPSMRIRDQLAEVPIYHDGASREEAYARAEAMLASVNLPDPGRIMESYPHQISGGQQQRVVIAMALLSNPRLLLLDEPTTALDVTVEAGIVELIKEIAARFGTSMIYISHNLGLILETCDRITVMYSGEAVEVGDIRTVFDDMRHPYTRGLFSSIPLPGADKNAHPLVAIPGQLPLPNQRPPGCNFGPRCFAFKAGVCDSGAIAMQPVDIGAEHFVRCVRWNEVDWRAARPKADTRPPVEPGDVVLKVEDLTKHYEIEQSALFVLGGKTRTIKANEELTFEAREAETVAIVGESGCGKSTFAKVLMGLEEATEGGIYLGDLDLAKLPVEKRDSKTIARLQMVFQNPFDTLNPSHTVGSQIARVIRKFGVETERERIEERVYQLLDIVKLPRDFARRRPRQLSGGQKQRVGIARAFAGNPDVVIADEPVSALDVSVQAAVTELLMDIQRDHRTTLLFISHDLSVVRYLADRVVVMYLGQIMEQGSTEQIFSPPYHPYTEALLSAVPIADTSVEKRKVLLTGDLPSPANPPKGCPFCTRCPYVIEGLCETRVPPNRRMADGHYIFCHLDETTLNDMKPVIAVKPERDQTLA
- the pcaF gene encoding 3-oxoadipyl-CoA thiolase is translated as MTEALICEGVRTPIGRYGGALAQVRTDDLAAHAVRELLARAPDLDPRAIDDIVLGCANQAGEDNRNVARMAALLAGLPDSVPGATINRLCGSGLDAVGTAARAIKAGEAALMIAGGVESMTRAPFVMAKADQAFSRTAEIFDTTIGWRFVNPLMKAQYGIDSMPETAENVAEEFAISRADQDAFALRSQQRALAAQAHGRFAKEIAPLSIPQRRGDPVVVSQDEHPRETTLEKLSGLAAPFRKGGTVTAGNASGVNDGAAALFVASPAAAEANGLTPLARVLGMATAGVPPRIMGIGPAPASRKLLDRLGLRIADIDVIELNEAFAAQALAVLRELGLPDDAAHVNPNGGAIALGHPLGMSGARLALTAALELKERGARRALCTMCIGVGQGIAMVIERV